AAACCTGTAACTATATGCCAAATATCATGAGTTTGACGGCTGCGTAACAGCACATAACTCACATCGTCTTCTACTTGTATTTGACGATAAAAACTGGGGTCAAAACCAGATTTTTTAATATAAGATGCGTAGGCATATCCTAATGAGTCTTCAGGATATTGCAGCAATACTTCGATATCAGGATATGGTGCAATATAACGTTCTTGAATCAACAGGGATACTTCAGGTTGAGTATTTAACCACTCAACAGATAATAAACTCGCCTGGGTGTAACGCAACTCATCTTCAAGATTGTAAATATAGTCTAGGTTAGTTGGTTCTCTAAACAGACACACCATTGATTTCAATATAGTTTTAAAATCACGGCTGATGCGTCGCTGTTCTGCTATTAACATATAAAATCCTCAATGAATGTCTGAGTCTATTTTAGATTAGTGGCAAGTTTCCGTTAATTTTGGCGTTGAAGCCGTAGACTTGGCGAGTACCTACTAAGGGGACTAATATAATTTCTTTTTCATCCCCTGGTTCAAAGCGGACTGCGGTTCCTGCGGGGATATCGAGGCGCATTCCTCGCGCTTGTTCTCTGTCAAAATTTAAGGCGCTGTTAACTTCATAAAAGTGATAGTGGGAACCGA
This genomic interval from Nostoc sp. KVJ3 contains the following:
- a CDS encoding Coq4 family protein produces the protein MLIAEQRRISRDFKTILKSMVCLFREPTNLDYIYNLEDELRYTQASLLSVEWLNTQPEVSLLIQERYIAPYPDIEVLLQYPEDSLGYAYASYIKKSGFDPSFYRQIQVEDDVSYVLLRSRQTHDIWHIVTGFKTDGLGELGLKAFELAQTRRNLAVFLVGGGLLSILVKSPDVLPDFLEQIALGYRMGSKAKPLLAQKWEENWDKALSEWRTELEIDSDILN
- a CDS encoding urease subunit beta, with amino-acid sequence MIPGEIITPTGEIELNVGRPTIKLQVSNTGDRPIQVGSHYHFYEVNSALNFDREQARGMRLDIPAGTAVRFEPGDEKEIILVPLVGTRQVYGFNAKINGNLPLI